The Pogona vitticeps strain Pit_001003342236 chromosome 3, PviZW2.1, whole genome shotgun sequence genome includes a window with the following:
- the ATP5PF gene encoding ATP synthase peripheral stalk subunit F6, mitochondrial, producing MILQHLFRFSSIFHSTISIHLRRNIGFSAIVFNKAKELDPVQKLFLDKIREYNTKSQKTGGPVDVGPEYEKNMNEQIAKLQRLYGGGDVNKFPDFKFEEPKFEDEKK from the exons ATGATTCTCCAGCATCTCTTCAGATTTTCTTCAATTTTCCATTCCACAATCTCCATTCATCTGCGTAGAAACATTGGCTTTTCTGCCATTGTGTTTAATAAGGCAAAAGAACTTGATCCTGTGCAGAAACTCTTCTTGGACAAGATCAGAGAATATAACACAAAGAGCCA GAAAACTGGTGGCCCTGTTGATGTTGGCCCTGAATATGAGAAAAATATGAATGAACAAATTGCTAAGCTTCAACGGTTATACGGTGGTGGAGATGTGAACAAATTTCCAGATTTCAAATTTGAAG AACCCAAATTTGAAGATGAAAAGAAGTGA